A stretch of the Nosocomiicoccus ampullae genome encodes the following:
- the lpdA gene encoding dihydrolipoyl dehydrogenase, producing MVVGDFAIEVDTVVVGAGPGGYVAAIRAAQLGQKVVLVEKEKVGGVCLNVGCIPSKALIASSHRYQDAKNSEDMGVKAKDVELDFSKVQEFKGKVVDQLVGGVESLLKGNKVEVVKGEAYFSGKNSVKVATEKQSQTYEFKNAIVATGSRPIEIPGFEFGKRVLDSTGALGLEELPEKLVVIGGGYIGTELGTAYANLGTEVTILEGMKDILGGFEKNMTSLVKRNLKKKGVKVVTQAMAKSAEETDNGVKITYEDKKGNTEEIEADYVLVTVGRRPNTQEIGLEDIGVKLDDRGLIEVDKQGRTSVDSIFAIGDIVPGLPLAHKASYEAKVAAEAIAGEKSEVDYIGMPAVCFTEPELASVGINETEAKEEGLDYVTGRFPFAANGRAIGLNKTDGFVKLVARKEDGLVIGAQVAGDGASDIISELALAVETGMTLEDVALTIHPHPTLGEMPMEAAEAALGQPIHSL from the coding sequence ATGGTTGTAGGAGATTTCGCAATCGAAGTAGACACAGTCGTCGTTGGTGCTGGTCCAGGTGGATATGTAGCAGCAATTCGTGCGGCTCAATTAGGACAAAAAGTTGTTCTTGTAGAGAAAGAAAAAGTTGGTGGAGTGTGCTTAAACGTTGGATGTATTCCTTCTAAAGCATTAATTGCTTCATCACACAGATATCAAGATGCTAAAAACTCTGAAGATATGGGAGTTAAAGCTAAAGATGTTGAGTTAGACTTCTCTAAAGTTCAAGAATTTAAAGGTAAAGTAGTCGACCAACTTGTTGGTGGTGTTGAATCACTACTTAAAGGTAACAAAGTTGAAGTTGTTAAAGGTGAAGCTTACTTCTCTGGTAAAAACAGCGTTAAAGTTGCGACTGAAAAACAATCACAAACTTATGAATTTAAAAATGCAATTGTAGCAACAGGTTCTCGTCCAATTGAAATCCCTGGGTTTGAATTTGGTAAACGTGTTCTTGATTCAACAGGCGCTTTAGGTTTAGAAGAACTACCTGAAAAATTAGTTGTTATCGGTGGAGGATACATCGGTACAGAACTTGGTACTGCATACGCTAATCTAGGTACAGAAGTAACTATTTTAGAAGGTATGAAAGATATTTTAGGTGGTTTCGAAAAAAACATGACTTCATTAGTTAAACGTAACCTTAAGAAAAAAGGTGTAAAAGTTGTCACTCAAGCGATGGCTAAATCAGCTGAAGAAACTGACAACGGCGTTAAAATTACTTATGAAGATAAAAAAGGCAACACTGAAGAAATCGAAGCAGATTACGTATTAGTGACTGTTGGACGTCGTCCAAATACTCAAGAAATCGGTCTTGAAGATATCGGTGTTAAACTTGACGATCGTGGACTTATTGAAGTGGACAAACAAGGTCGTACTTCAGTAGATTCAATCTTTGCAATTGGTGATATCGTTCCTGGTTTACCACTTGCACATAAAGCAAGCTACGAAGCAAAAGTTGCTGCTGAAGCAATCGCTGGTGAAAAATCTGAAGTAGATTACATCGGTATGCCTGCAGTGTGCTTCACAGAGCCAGAACTTGCATCAGTTGGTATTAACGAAACTGAAGCAAAAGAAGAAGGTCTTGACTACGTGACAGGACGCTTCCCATTTGCTGCAAATGGTCGTGCGATCGGTTTAAACAAAACAGACGGTTTTGTAAAACTCGTTGCGCGTAAAGAAGATGGTTTAGTTATTGGTGCACAAGTAGCTGGTGACGGTGCTTCAGACATTATTTCTGAACTTGCATTAGCAGTTGAAACAGGAATGACGTTAGAAGATGTTGCATTAACAATTCACCCGCACCCAACATTAGGTGAAATGCCAATGGAAGCGGCTGAAGCAGCTCTTGGTCAACCAATTCACTCACTATAA
- a CDS encoding UPF0223 family protein — MEYSYPLDLDWSTEEMIAVTHFYQMIEKGYESGVKQEILSQAYQEFKQIVPSKAEEKTLFKEFEKVSNYRPWDLIKQLKNSEKNDIIKP, encoded by the coding sequence ATGGAATATAGTTACCCACTAGACCTCGATTGGTCAACTGAAGAAATGATTGCAGTCACACATTTTTATCAAATGATAGAAAAAGGGTATGAATCAGGCGTTAAGCAAGAAATATTAAGTCAAGCGTATCAAGAATTTAAACAAATCGTCCCGAGTAAAGCAGAAGAAAAGACACTATTTAAAGAATTTGAGAAAGTATCGAATTATCGTCCTTGGGATTTAATAAAGCAGTTAAAAAATAGTGAGAAAAATGATATTATTAAGCCTTAG
- a CDS encoding DUF4064 domain-containing protein: protein MAKKDYTVRVEPISRIPEKIFGWLGWLALLAIVIFIAYLSFALVKDPDFVNVIREQSINMANEQGISAAEVESMVLDSIGNMWILSLIGVIPLIISFIGLIKMRKRILAGVLLLITAIIIAPFIITLFSSLMFVIAAILLFVRKDKETIVDEFEHHDNRNFNDYDDDVRIAEDKRVNRPVDNYEEEDLEKTRMFEAVDEDDYKETRLDEDEEIVIRGGSNESQDAKRLRRENVNRRNED, encoded by the coding sequence ATGGCTAAAAAAGATTACACAGTTAGAGTCGAGCCAATTTCAAGAATTCCAGAAAAGATTTTTGGCTGGTTAGGATGGCTTGCACTACTTGCGATTGTAATATTCATTGCATACTTATCGTTTGCACTTGTAAAAGATCCTGACTTCGTAAATGTTATTCGTGAACAAAGTATTAATATGGCAAACGAACAAGGAATAAGTGCAGCAGAAGTAGAATCTATGGTTTTAGACTCAATAGGTAATATGTGGATTCTAAGCTTAATCGGGGTAATTCCTTTAATTATTTCATTTATTGGTTTAATTAAAATGAGAAAACGAATATTAGCAGGTGTGTTACTGTTAATTACTGCGATTATTATTGCGCCGTTCATAATTACACTATTTTCATCATTAATGTTCGTTATTGCAGCAATTCTTTTATTTGTTCGTAAAGATAAAGAAACAATCGTCGATGAATTTGAGCATCATGATAATAGAAACTTTAATGATTATGATGATGACGTACGCATTGCAGAAGACAAAAGAGTAAATCGTCCTGTAGATAACTATGAAGAAGAAGATTTAGAAAAAACACGTATGTTTGAAGCGGTCGATGAAGATGATTATAAAGAGACTCGCTTAGATGAGGATGAAGAAATTGTCATTAGAGGCGGTTCTAATGAGAGTCAAGATGCAAAGCGTCTAAGACGAGAAAACGTTAATCGTAGAAATGAAGATTAA
- a CDS encoding bile acid:sodium symporter family protein gives MQYVLKFSKFMTNMMAVWVILFTVIALIYPNLFIWIAPYITILLGVIMFTMGLTLSIDDFKEIFKQPIKVIVLALSQYLVMPIIAVSLVFLFNLPPEIAIGVILVGSSPGGTSSNVMTFLAKGNVALSVAATTVTTLLAPIVTPSLTLLLASTWLDISFSAMMVSILQVVLIPVLLGLGVGSLFRKQVDRVVDVLPMISMTWILGVMTAVTASNVDNILASGLIILLVVILHNSLGYVTGFLLGKIFKFNLADTKTISIEVGMQNSGLATTLAVQHFEPVTALPGALFSVWHSLSGAVLANVFGKIKEKDSDTMNQKFNQEVHV, from the coding sequence ATGCAGTATGTATTAAAATTTTCAAAGTTTATGACTAATATGATGGCGGTTTGGGTTATTTTATTTACAGTGATTGCACTTATTTACCCGAATCTATTTATTTGGATTGCTCCATACATAACAATTTTACTTGGTGTCATTATGTTTACAATGGGACTTACTTTATCTATCGATGATTTTAAAGAAATTTTTAAACAACCAATTAAAGTAATTGTGTTAGCACTCTCGCAATATTTAGTGATGCCTATCATTGCAGTGTCACTCGTATTTTTATTTAACTTACCACCAGAAATTGCAATTGGTGTTATTTTAGTTGGGTCAAGTCCGGGAGGAACTTCAAGTAATGTTATGACGTTTTTAGCAAAAGGCAATGTTGCGTTAAGTGTAGCAGCAACAACAGTTACAACATTACTTGCACCAATTGTTACACCTAGTTTAACGCTATTACTTGCTTCAACTTGGTTAGACATTTCATTTTCAGCGATGATGGTGTCAATTTTACAAGTGGTATTAATTCCAGTATTACTCGGTTTAGGTGTCGGATCATTATTTAGAAAACAAGTGGATAGAGTCGTCGACGTATTACCAATGATTTCTATGACATGGATTCTTGGGGTGATGACAGCAGTGACTGCATCGAACGTCGATAACATTTTAGCGTCAGGATTAATTATTTTACTCGTTGTTATATTACATAATTCACTTGGCTACGTGACAGGATTTTTATTAGGGAAAATATTTAAATTTAATCTTGCAGATACAAAAACAATTTCAATTGAAGTCGGTATGCAAAATTCAGGACTTGCAACCACACTCGCAGTACAGCATTTTGAACCAGTCACAGCACTACCTGGTGCGTTATTTAGTGTATGGCATAGTCTTTCAGGAGCGGTACTCGCAAACGTTTTTGGCAAGATTAAAGAGAAAGATTCAGATACAATGAACCAAAAATTTAACCAAGAAGTACATGTTTAA
- a CDS encoding YktB family protein translates to MKYTFTEEDFNVFTHDSLEKTMEELKQHARKKLEHLGDYFTDYLTEITGDTHYSHVAQHARRKVNPPIDSWVAFGTNKRGYKMLPHFQIGLFKDHAFCQYGIIYEAPQKSDAAELWNQQIEDILNLGDNYFITKNHMKPEKLFIKDLNETDVKKAIDRLSTVKSGELMIGKYYSPEDSALKSDEAFLEDLKETFNTLNQFYIEEEPV, encoded by the coding sequence ATGAAATATACATTTACTGAAGAAGACTTTAACGTATTTACTCACGATAGCCTTGAAAAAACGATGGAAGAATTAAAGCAACATGCGAGAAAAAAATTAGAACATTTAGGAGACTACTTCACTGATTATTTAACAGAAATAACGGGCGACACACATTATAGTCACGTTGCTCAACATGCGCGTAGAAAGGTTAACCCTCCAATTGATTCATGGGTCGCTTTTGGAACAAATAAGCGCGGATATAAAATGCTTCCGCACTTTCAAATTGGACTATTTAAAGATCACGCATTTTGTCAGTACGGAATTATATATGAAGCGCCTCAAAAATCAGATGCTGCTGAACTCTGGAACCAACAAATTGAAGATATTTTAAATCTCGGAGATAATTATTTCATTACGAAAAATCATATGAAACCTGAAAAGTTATTCATTAAAGATTTAAATGAAACAGATGTAAAAAAAGCAATTGATCGTTTAAGCACTGTAAAATCTGGTGAGCTAATGATTGGTAAATACTATTCACCAGAAGACAGCGCATTAAAATCAGACGAGGCATTTCTAGAAGATTTAAAAGAGACATTTAATACTTTAAATCAGTTTTACATTGAAGAAGAACCAGTTTAA
- a CDS encoding inositol monophosphatase family protein, giving the protein MDVYEFAKSLIKDAGDFIETRRLEGFEVLRKTGPHDLVTPVDKETESFIYNRIKAQFPEHKIVGEETYGKEVTELSGYTWIVDPIDGTVNFINQNDNFAISVGIYKDNEPFCGFVYDVSNKVLYHAKAGEGAYRDTKRLNEVKYQSLENTIVGLSHKWLLKEDVKDAFTELVVKARSVRNRGSAALDFTYVAEGKYGAAVFYKLFPWDFAGGRIIANELGIKVVTLTNEEVPVLEASSIVAGHKDLVDEILEIFNNDTFKENHDKLYKK; this is encoded by the coding sequence ATGGATGTATATGAATTTGCGAAATCGTTAATTAAAGATGCTGGAGATTTTATTGAAACAAGACGTCTAGAAGGTTTTGAAGTATTAAGAAAAACAGGACCGCACGATTTAGTGACACCGGTCGATAAAGAAACGGAAAGCTTTATTTACAACCGTATTAAAGCACAATTCCCAGAACATAAAATTGTTGGAGAAGAAACGTACGGTAAAGAAGTAACAGAGTTAAGTGGATATACGTGGATCGTCGATCCAATTGATGGCACAGTTAACTTTATTAATCAAAACGATAACTTTGCAATTTCTGTTGGAATATATAAAGATAACGAACCATTTTGTGGTTTCGTCTATGACGTCAGTAATAAAGTACTTTACCATGCAAAAGCGGGTGAGGGTGCTTATAGAGATACGAAACGTCTAAACGAAGTAAAATATCAATCATTAGAGAATACAATTGTCGGGTTAAGTCATAAGTGGCTATTAAAAGAAGATGTTAAAGATGCGTTTACAGAGCTTGTCGTAAAAGCACGATCAGTTCGAAATAGAGGAAGTGCAGCACTCGATTTTACGTATGTTGCTGAAGGTAAATACGGGGCAGCAGTATTCTATAAGTTATTCCCGTGGGATTTTGCGGGTGGAAGAATTATCGCAAATGAACTCGGCATTAAAGTAGTGACATTAACAAATGAAGAGGTACCAGTATTAGAAGCATCAAGTATTGTTGCTGGTCATAAAGATTTAGTCGATGAAATTTTAGAAATATTTAACAATGATACTTTTAAAGAAAATCACGATAAACTATATAAAAAATAA
- a CDS encoding DUF5325 family protein, which yields MQKKSKAIFFFLAVIAITLLVLISVSLAEEMWLFAITLTLLFFATFGVGFSLKKKYRENDWL from the coding sequence ATGCAGAAAAAATCTAAGGCGATTTTTTTCTTCCTTGCAGTTATTGCAATTACACTTCTCGTACTTATATCAGTGTCACTTGCTGAAGAGATGTGGTTATTCGCAATAACTTTAACATTATTATTTTTCGCCACTTTTGGTGTTGGTTTTTCATTAAAGAAAAAGTATAGAGAAAATGATTGGTTATAA
- the typA gene encoding translational GTPase TypA: protein MNERKDIRNIAIIAHVDHGKTTLVDELLKQSGLFRENEHVEDRAMDSGDIEKERGITILSKNTAIDYEDVRINILDTPGHADFGGEVERILKMVDGVVLVVDAFEGTMPQTRFVLKKALDAGVTPVVVVNKIDKPQARPEAVVDEVLELFIDLGADDEQLEFPVVYASAMNGTASLDPDTQDENMKVLYDTILENVPSPIDNSEEPLQFQVSLLDYNDYVGRIGVGRVFRGDISVGENVSLIKLDGTIKHFRVTKMFGFLGLKRIEIEHAKAGDIIALSGLEDINVGETVTDREVEEALPAPTIDEPTLQMTFSVNNSPFAGREGKYVTARQIKDRLDIQLETDVSLRVDQGATPDQFIVSGRGELHLSILIENMRREGYELQVSKPEVIVREIDGKKHEPFERVQINVPSEHAGSVIESLGQRKGEMLDMETVDDQTKLVFLVPSRGLIGYTTEFMTMTHGYGILNHTFEDYRPLIQGKIGGRRNGVLVSINKGTASAFAIMNLEDRGTNFTEPGTEVYEGMIVGENSRENDLGVNITKTKAHTNMRSATKDQTETMKRPRIMTLEEALEYINVDELVEVTPESIRLRKKILSKSERDRAEKKAKKQEE, encoded by the coding sequence ATGAACGAAAGAAAAGATATTAGAAATATAGCAATTATCGCTCACGTAGACCATGGAAAAACAACGTTAGTTGACGAACTATTAAAACAGTCTGGTCTATTTAGAGAAAACGAACATGTTGAAGATCGAGCGATGGATAGCGGAGATATTGAAAAAGAACGCGGTATAACAATTTTATCTAAAAATACTGCGATTGATTATGAAGATGTAAGAATTAATATTTTAGACACACCTGGACACGCAGACTTCGGTGGAGAAGTTGAACGTATCTTAAAAATGGTAGACGGAGTAGTTCTTGTCGTTGATGCATTTGAAGGAACGATGCCACAGACACGCTTTGTACTTAAAAAAGCATTAGACGCAGGTGTTACCCCAGTCGTTGTTGTCAATAAAATCGACAAACCACAAGCACGACCTGAAGCGGTCGTTGATGAGGTGCTTGAGTTATTTATCGACCTTGGTGCTGACGATGAACAACTTGAATTTCCAGTCGTATATGCATCAGCTATGAACGGAACTGCAAGTTTAGATCCAGACACACAAGATGAAAATATGAAAGTACTCTACGATACGATTTTAGAAAACGTACCTTCACCAATTGATAATAGTGAAGAACCACTTCAATTCCAAGTGTCACTCTTAGACTATAACGACTATGTTGGTCGTATCGGTGTTGGAAGAGTGTTTAGAGGAGATATTTCAGTTGGAGAGAATGTATCGTTAATTAAATTAGATGGTACAATTAAACATTTTAGAGTAACGAAAATGTTCGGATTTTTAGGGCTTAAACGTATTGAAATTGAACATGCAAAAGCTGGAGATATTATCGCGTTGAGTGGTTTAGAAGATATTAACGTTGGTGAAACAGTCACAGACCGTGAAGTTGAAGAAGCATTACCAGCTCCTACGATTGACGAACCTACACTTCAAATGACGTTTTCAGTGAATAATTCACCATTTGCAGGTCGTGAAGGTAAATATGTTACAGCACGTCAAATTAAAGACCGTCTAGATATTCAATTAGAAACAGACGTTTCATTAAGAGTTGATCAAGGTGCGACACCTGATCAGTTTATTGTGTCTGGACGCGGTGAGTTACATTTATCGATTTTAATTGAAAATATGAGACGTGAAGGATATGAACTTCAAGTATCTAAACCAGAGGTTATCGTAAGAGAAATTGATGGTAAAAAACATGAACCATTTGAACGTGTTCAAATTAACGTACCAAGTGAGCACGCAGGAAGTGTAATTGAGTCACTCGGGCAACGTAAAGGCGAAATGCTAGATATGGAAACTGTAGATGACCAAACAAAACTAGTATTTTTAGTACCATCACGCGGACTAATCGGTTATACGACAGAGTTTATGACGATGACACATGGATATGGTATTTTAAACCATACGTTTGAAGACTACCGTCCATTAATCCAAGGTAAAATTGGGGGACGTCGTAACGGTGTACTCGTTTCGATTAATAAAGGAACAGCAAGTGCATTTGCAATTATGAACTTAGAAGACCGTGGGACAAACTTCACTGAACCTGGTACAGAAGTGTATGAAGGTATGATTGTCGGAGAAAACTCTCGTGAAAATGACTTAGGAGTTAATATTACAAAAACTAAAGCACATACAAATATGCGCTCAGCAACTAAAGATCAAACAGAAACAATGAAGCGTCCGAGAATTATGACATTAGAAGAAGCACTTGAGTATATAAACGTCGACGAATTAGTTGAAGTTACGCCAGAATCGATTCGTCTACGTAAAAAAATCTTAAGTAAAAGTGAAAGAGACCGTGCAGAAAAGAAAGCTAAAAAGCAAGAGGAGTAG
- a CDS encoding YlaH-like family protein has protein sequence MLLSFILMNASDSGLYDRLSFFGKLYGVDQNPDVAMWLLFITVYVLSVLAYILGFAKKLKLWQNIIIYIIMLLFSLPLTFFAAFYPVAECLIVIVFVMGMYRYRLHKEKKQGTISFDKK, from the coding sequence ATGCTTTTGTCCTTCATATTAATGAATGCGTCAGATAGTGGTTTATATGACCGACTGTCGTTTTTTGGAAAACTCTACGGAGTTGATCAAAATCCAGACGTTGCAATGTGGTTATTATTTATAACTGTATATGTTCTTTCAGTACTTGCATATATATTAGGTTTTGCTAAAAAGTTAAAATTATGGCAAAACATCATTATATATATTATTATGCTATTATTCTCATTACCACTCACATTTTTCGCTGCATTTTACCCTGTCGCAGAGTGTTTAATTGTTATTGTATTTGTGATGGGGATGTACCGCTACAGACTTCATAAAGAAAAGAAACAAGGTACAATTTCATTTGATAAAAAATAA
- a CDS encoding YlaN family protein, whose amino-acid sequence MSNEETLRQLALETLEQDADRIVQLIRVQMDNLTMPQCPVYDEVLDTQMFGLSKEIHFAIRLGLVDREKGRMILDDLEKQVSKVHEAYYKHREQLKETKES is encoded by the coding sequence TTGTCTAATGAAGAAACTTTACGACAGCTTGCGTTAGAAACACTCGAACAAGATGCGGATCGAATTGTGCAACTGATTCGTGTGCAAATGGATAACCTGACAATGCCTCAATGCCCAGTTTACGATGAAGTTTTAGATACGCAAATGTTTGGGTTATCTAAAGAGATTCACTTCGCAATTAGACTGGGTTTAGTTGATAGAGAAAAAGGTAGAATGATTTTAGATGACCTTGAAAAGCAAGTATCTAAAGTACATGAAGCGTACTATAAACATAGAGAGCAATTAAAAGAGACGAAAGAGTCTTAG
- a CDS encoding FtsW/RodA/SpoVE family cell cycle protein — protein MKKVKKLKYPISKTNQHIDYTIILAYIVLSIIGLVMIYSGSMVKAARSDFTNFDPKFFFNSQIRYVIFGLTLFVIITFFTNTRLYRKAIVPVVLVAGIIMFLLMTQIFGTEVNGEKNWLRLGFINLQTSEFVKLVIIMYLAYVYDRRHRVNNRLIPTDVKHLAPFIFMVIIGLWVAYNDFGTSMIIFAIIFSMFFYLNFPKKFTFYVFSGVIGLAALIVGTVIVFKGSFLSDYQLARIDTFFHPFNDPYGEGYQLTNSLIAISNGGLFGQGIGNGILKLGYLPEAQTDFIFSVIAEELGLIGVLVILSLYALIVIKAFYYSSMTKDLYLRLVTFGIGIYITVQCFFNIGGASKALPLTGVPLPLLSFGGSSFLSISIALAVLSVAVKEIRYRRENGYD, from the coding sequence ATGAAAAAAGTTAAGAAGCTAAAGTATCCGATTAGTAAAACGAATCAGCATATTGATTATACAATCATACTTGCATACATAGTACTATCTATTATTGGATTAGTGATGATATATAGCGGAAGCATGGTTAAAGCAGCACGTAGTGACTTTACAAACTTTGATCCTAAGTTCTTTTTTAACTCACAAATTCGTTATGTTATTTTTGGGTTAACGTTATTTGTAATCATTACTTTCTTTACAAATACAAGATTATATAGAAAAGCAATAGTTCCGGTTGTATTAGTCGCTGGAATTATAATGTTTCTCTTAATGACACAAATATTTGGTACTGAGGTTAACGGTGAAAAAAACTGGTTAAGACTTGGTTTTATTAACTTACAGACATCTGAGTTTGTAAAACTCGTAATTATTATGTACCTTGCTTATGTATACGATAGAAGACATCGAGTAAATAACCGATTAATCCCAACGGATGTGAAGCACTTAGCACCATTTATCTTTATGGTGATTATAGGATTATGGGTTGCGTATAACGATTTTGGAACATCAATGATTATATTTGCAATTATATTTTCAATGTTTTTCTATTTAAATTTTCCTAAGAAATTTACTTTTTATGTGTTTTCAGGAGTTATTGGATTAGCTGCATTAATCGTTGGAACAGTTATTGTTTTTAAAGGAAGCTTCTTAAGTGACTATCAACTTGCGAGAATTGACACATTCTTCCATCCGTTTAATGATCCTTATGGTGAAGGGTATCAGTTAACGAACAGTTTAATTGCAATTTCAAATGGTGGATTGTTTGGGCAAGGAATCGGAAATGGTATATTAAAACTTGGATATTTACCAGAAGCACAAACAGACTTCATATTTTCTGTAATAGCTGAGGAGTTAGGTCTTATCGGAGTACTTGTTATATTATCGTTATATGCGCTAATTGTTATTAAGGCATTTTACTATTCATCAATGACGAAAGATTTGTATTTAAGACTTGTAACTTTTGGTATTGGAATTTATATAACGGTGCAATGTTTCTTTAACATTGGTGGTGCGTCTAAAGCATTACCACTTACAGGTGTACCATTACCACTTTTAAGCTTTGGTGGATCAAGTTTTCTAAGTATTTCAATTGCACTTGCCGTATTAAGTGTTGCAGTTAAAGAAATTAGATATAGAAGAGAAAATGGATATGACTAA
- a CDS encoding COX15/CtaA family protein has protein sequence MYKNLKIVAVITTLIMVFVQIGGALVTKTGSAEGCGDSWPLCHGQLIPKDWPLDTIIEIAHRGVSGIAIIFLIIFGVMAWKQLSHIRETKFLVCVSLSFILIQSLIGAAAVVGLWHGEFVLAAHFGISLICFAAVFVLTLLVFHVDLKYDTKGLIIHKGLRRHTIGIIIYIYFVIYSGALVRHADASLACTRWPHCMPHQIMPTNFYQAVQMGHRFLVLILFIWMVIAMIHVLRYYSNYRVIKNGWIIMMTLLVLQIITGALTIFTYVNIFIALFHALFITLIFGILCYYILLISRPDYEP, from the coding sequence TTGTATAAAAATTTAAAAATAGTAGCGGTTATTACTACCCTCATTATGGTATTTGTCCAAATTGGTGGAGCTTTAGTTACTAAAACTGGTTCTGCTGAAGGTTGTGGAGACTCTTGGCCGCTATGTCATGGTCAACTAATCCCTAAAGACTGGCCATTAGATACAATAATAGAGATTGCACATAGAGGTGTATCTGGAATTGCAATCATCTTCTTAATTATCTTTGGTGTAATGGCTTGGAAACAACTTTCTCATATTAGAGAAACTAAATTTTTAGTATGTGTGTCGTTAAGCTTCATACTTATTCAAAGTTTAATTGGCGCAGCGGCAGTTGTAGGTTTATGGCATGGTGAGTTTGTACTCGCTGCACACTTTGGTATTTCACTCATCTGTTTTGCAGCAGTATTCGTGCTAACCCTACTCGTGTTTCACGTCGATTTAAAATATGATACAAAGGGTCTTATTATACATAAAGGACTCAGACGCCACACTATTGGTATTATTATCTATATCTATTTTGTAATATATAGTGGTGCATTGGTCCGTCATGCTGACGCTTCTCTTGCATGTACAAGGTGGCCACATTGTATGCCACATCAAATTATGCCAACTAACTTTTACCAAGCGGTTCAAATGGGACATCGTTTCTTAGTACTTATTCTATTCATTTGGATGGTTATCGCAATGATTCACGTACTAAGATACTATAGTAATTACCGCGTCATTAAAAATGGTTGGATTATTATGATGACGCTACTCGTACTACAAATTATTACGGGTGCTTTAACAATATTCACATATGTTAATATTTTCATCGCATTATTCCATGCATTATTTATTACTTTAATATTTGGTATACTTTGCTATTACATTCTACTGATTAGCAGACCAGACTATGAACCATAA
- the cyoE gene encoding heme o synthase → MQSHVSSNRQTMTFVERQQAFRVLIKEGIIKANLIPAFAAGFLAVMYYGHSFFSSLPLLLIMLLGVGLLIGGVAALNNYYDRDIDSVMKSKESRPSIDGTYSGKDILWIGFSMVVIGEALLYSINMTAGTLGLLAGFGYVVLYSIYSKRHYVINTVVGALPGAAPPLIGWAVIDPNLHILAIAMFFVMFIWQPPHFYALAINRKDEYSMANIPMLPSVKGEKRTVKSIVMWISLLIITPFFMADLGIWFVILITLLNLSWLLLSLNMFKPITDYKRYAKTVFVFSLNYILIFYVMIIVAGLLI, encoded by the coding sequence ATGCAGAGTCATGTGTCTAGCAATAGACAAACTATGACATTTGTTGAAAGACAACAAGCATTTAGAGTTCTAATTAAAGAGGGCATCATTAAAGCAAATTTAATTCCAGCATTTGCGGCTGGATTTTTAGCTGTAATGTATTACGGCCATTCTTTCTTTAGTTCATTACCATTATTACTAATCATGCTATTAGGTGTTGGGCTTTTAATCGGAGGAGTTGCAGCGCTGAATAACTATTATGACCGGGATATTGATTCAGTAATGAAGTCGAAAGAAAGCAGACCAAGCATAGATGGTACTTATAGTGGTAAAGATATACTTTGGATTGGTTTTTCAATGGTTGTAATTGGAGAAGCACTCTTATATTCGATCAACATGACTGCAGGGACGCTTGGCCTCTTAGCTGGTTTTGGCTATGTAGTGCTATATTCTATCTACTCTAAAAGACATTATGTCATTAATACAGTAGTTGGAGCATTACCAGGAGCAGCACCTCCCTTAATTGGATGGGCGGTTATAGACCCAAACTTACATATACTCGCTATCGCGATGTTCTTTGTAATGTTTATATGGCAACCACCGCACTTTTACGCTTTAGCAATAAACCGTAAAGACGAATACAGCATGGCTAACATTCCAATGTTACCGAGTGTGAAAGGAGAAAAGCGGACGGTTAAATCGATAGTGATGTGGATTTCACTATTAATTATTACTCCGTTTTTCATGGCTGATTTAGGGATTTGGTTCGTAATTCTAATTACATTACTTAACCTATCTTGGTTATTACTATCCTTAAATATGTTCAAACCGATCACAGATTACAAACGCTACGCAAAAACAGTGTTTGTATTTTCATTGAATTACATTCTTATTTTTTACGTGATGATTATAGTTGCCGGTCTATTAATCTAA